In the Pueribacillus theae genome, AGTTTTATGTTTGCTTTAACGGCATATAGTTTTATACGACAATTATTTTCGGGAGGTCTAACATGCTGATTCACGTAGTCAATAGAGGGGAAACATTATGGCAGATCGCACAGCAATACCGCGTTAATCTTTCACAGCTGATTGCCATTAATCAACTCCCCGATCCTAATCAATTGTTAATCGGGCAATCCATTCTTATCCCTTCTTTCGCCATCCAACATACGGTTCGTTCTGGCGAGGCATTATGGCAAATTGCACAGCGCTATGGTGTGCCGATCCAGTCCATCATACAAGCGAACCAAATATCTAATCCGGAAAGGATTTATCCGGGCATGGTTATTGTGATACCTCCCCGAATCTATACGGTACAGCCCGGCGATCAGTTATGGTCGATCGCGCAACGTTTCGGCATCACAGTTGATCAAATCATTCAAGCCAATAACCTTCAAAATCCAAATCTTATTTATCCCGGGACAAATTTGGTCATTCCTTTTCCTAAACAAACGATCGATGTTAATGCGTATACCATTCATTTTGGAGCAGCCGGAGGCAATGAAGTACGTGAAGTTGGCCAGTTTTTAACTTACGTTTGCCCTTTTGGCTACAGCTTTAAAGAAGACGGCACACTTGGCGATTTGGACGATGCCGCAACGATTCAAGCCGCTCAAGCCGCGCAAGTCATTCCAATGATGTGTATCACAAATTTCACCGCAAGAGATCCTGGTTCAAAGCTAGCTCATACAATCCTCTCAAGCACAGATTTGAAAAATACATTACTAACGAACATTGTAAATACAATGAAAAGAAAGGGTTACCGCGGCTTAAATATTGATTTTGAAAACGTCCTTCCATCTGATCGTGAGCTTTACAATCAATTTCTTCAACGTGCTAGATCACGCATGGACCAAGAAGGCT is a window encoding:
- a CDS encoding LysM peptidoglycan-binding domain-containing protein, whose protein sequence is MLIHVVNRGETLWQIAQQYRVNLSQLIAINQLPDPNQLLIGQSILIPSFAIQHTVRSGEALWQIAQRYGVPIQSIIQANQISNPERIYPGMVIVIPPRIYTVQPGDQLWSIAQRFGITVDQIIQANNLQNPNLIYPGTNLVIPFPKQTIDVNAYTIHFGAAGGNEVREVGQFLTYVCPFGYSFKEDGTLGDLDDAATIQAAQAAQVIPMMCITNFTARDPGSKLAHTILSSTDLKNTLLTNIVNTMKRKGYRGLNIDFENVLPSDRELYNQFLQRARSRMDQEGYFLSTALAPKTSGEQKGLLYEAHDYPAHGRIADFVILMTYEWGYRLGPPQAISPLNQIKRVLDYAVTVIPRNKILMGFQLYARDWLLPHVQGREAETFDMQEAIRRANEHRATIQFDETSQTPFYRYVDSQGRTHEVWFEDARSAQAKFNLVKDYGLRGISYWVLGYPFPQNWQLLYDNFRIQKLR